One stretch of Shewanella sp. Arc9-LZ DNA includes these proteins:
- the nrdD gene encoding anaerobic ribonucleoside-triphosphate reductase, producing MLVVVKRDGCRTAFDGCRIKEAVVAAMESAGIADHQYAQQLAQTVEQQMAVKTEVDIHELQDAVENLLMSGPFKSVARHYIEYRHDRDKHRETQSKLNCAIRGLVEQSDSAILNENANKDAKVIPTQRDLLAGIVAKHYAKTHLLPKDVVAAHEKGEIHYHDLDYAPFFPMFNCMLIDLAGMLTHGFKMGNAEIEPPKSISTATAVTAQIIAQVASHIYGGTTINRIDEVLAEFVQISYQKHLSVAKKWQVADVEGYAMTQTEKECHDAFQSLEYEVNTLHTANGQTPFVTFGFGLGVSWESRLIQQSMLTVRMAGLGKNRKTAVFPKLVFAIKDGVNHKATDVNYDIKKMALTCSSMRMYPDILNYDQVVKVTGSFKTPMGCRSFLGAYEENGQLVHEGRNNLGVVSLNLPRIALEAGKDEQRFYQILDERLLIARKALETRIARLAGVKARVAPILYMEGACGVRLNADDDVSEIFKNGRASISLGFIGLHETINALYSNAEHVFDNTQLRDKAVAIISHLKQATESWKQQTGYGFSLYSTPSENLCSRFCQLDTTQFGVVAGVTDKGYYTNSFHLDVEKKVNPFDKIDFEQPYPAIANGGFICYGEYPNMQHNIEALENVWDYSYSRVPYYGTNTPIDECYECGFIGEFNCTSKGFVCPKCGNHEPSRVSVTRRVCGYLGSPDARPFNFGKQEEVKRRVKHL from the coding sequence GGATGGATGCCGAACTGCTTTTGATGGATGTCGAATCAAAGAGGCTGTTGTGGCAGCAATGGAGTCTGCAGGTATAGCCGACCATCAATATGCACAGCAGTTAGCGCAGACGGTAGAGCAGCAAATGGCTGTGAAGACCGAAGTTGATATTCACGAACTACAAGATGCAGTTGAAAATTTATTAATGTCGGGCCCGTTTAAGTCGGTGGCGCGTCATTACATTGAGTACCGTCACGATAGAGATAAACACCGTGAAACCCAGAGTAAATTAAATTGTGCTATTCGCGGTTTGGTTGAGCAATCTGATAGTGCCATTTTAAACGAAAATGCCAATAAAGATGCCAAAGTCATCCCGACCCAACGAGATTTATTAGCGGGCATTGTGGCCAAGCATTATGCCAAAACGCATTTACTGCCAAAAGATGTGGTAGCCGCCCATGAAAAAGGCGAAATTCACTATCACGACTTAGATTATGCGCCTTTTTTCCCGATGTTTAACTGCATGCTAATTGATTTAGCCGGCATGTTAACGCATGGTTTTAAAATGGGTAATGCTGAAATAGAACCGCCTAAGTCTATCTCAACTGCTACCGCAGTTACGGCGCAAATTATTGCCCAGGTCGCGAGCCACATTTATGGTGGTACCACGATTAACCGTATCGACGAAGTGTTAGCTGAGTTTGTGCAAATCAGTTATCAAAAGCACCTTAGCGTCGCAAAAAAATGGCAAGTGGCTGACGTAGAAGGTTATGCCATGACGCAAACCGAAAAAGAGTGTCATGACGCATTCCAGTCACTTGAATATGAAGTGAATACCCTGCATACCGCCAACGGCCAAACGCCATTTGTCACATTTGGTTTTGGTTTAGGCGTGTCGTGGGAGTCGCGTTTAATTCAGCAATCGATGTTAACTGTACGTATGGCGGGTTTAGGTAAAAATCGTAAAACAGCAGTCTTTCCAAAATTGGTGTTTGCCATTAAAGATGGCGTGAATCATAAAGCGACTGATGTTAATTACGATATCAAAAAGATGGCCTTAACGTGTTCAAGTATGCGCATGTACCCAGATATTCTCAATTATGATCAAGTCGTGAAAGTCACCGGTTCGTTTAAAACCCCAATGGGATGTCGCTCATTTTTGGGCGCCTATGAAGAAAATGGTCAATTGGTCCATGAAGGCCGCAATAATCTAGGTGTTGTCAGTCTTAATTTACCGCGTATAGCGTTGGAAGCAGGTAAAGATGAACAGCGTTTTTATCAAATACTCGATGAGCGTTTGTTAATTGCCCGCAAAGCCTTAGAAACGCGTATTGCCCGTTTAGCCGGAGTCAAAGCACGAGTGGCACCAATCCTTTATATGGAAGGCGCCTGTGGTGTGCGCCTAAATGCGGATGATGATGTGAGCGAAATCTTTAAAAATGGCCGGGCATCAATTTCGTTAGGGTTTATTGGTCTTCACGAAACCATTAATGCTTTATATAGCAATGCTGAACATGTGTTTGATAACACACAATTACGTGATAAAGCTGTCGCCATTATTAGTCATTTAAAGCAAGCCACTGAGTCTTGGAAACAACAAACAGGTTATGGCTTTAGTTTATACAGTACCCCAAGTGAAAATTTATGCAGCCGTTTTTGTCAGCTTGATACTACCCAGTTTGGCGTAGTGGCAGGTGTGACCGACAAAGGCTATTACACCAATAGTTTTCACTTAGATGTCGAAAAGAAAGTAAATCCTTTTGATAAGATTGATTTTGAACAACCTTATCCAGCGATCGCTAATGGTGGGTTTATTTGTTACGGCGAATATCCCAACATGCAGCACAATATTGAAGCGCTCGAAAACGTTTGGGATTACAGTTATAGCCGAGTGCCATATTACGGCACCAATACTCCCATTGATGAGTGTTACGAGTGCGGTTT